In a genomic window of Bradyrhizobium ontarionense:
- a CDS encoding B12-binding domain-containing radical SAM protein — MRFEGIETVRRILCVFPRYTSSFGTFEYAYPLTDGTQAFMPPQGLLLIAAYLPRSWQVRFIDENIRPARAEDFAWAEAVFVSGMHIQRQQMNDICRRAHEFDLPVALGGPSVSACPDYYPSFDYLHVGELGDATDELIDRLALDPSRPAQQVVLRTKERVAMTDFPVPAYELAEVKKYFLGSIQYSSGCPYQCEFCDIPGLYGRNPRLKAPQQIIAELDRLRECGVTGSVYFVDDNFIGNRKAALDLLPHLIEWQKRTGYVMRLACEATLNIAKRPEILEKMREAYFITIFCGIETPDPEALTAMQKDHNMMVPILEGIRTINSYGMEVVSGIIMGLDTDTPQTADALLQFVEESRIPLLTINLLQALPQTPLWDRLEREGRLVHDDGRDSNVKFLMPYDEVVAAWRRCMDEAYVPERLYARYKHQCDTTYANRIKVPISDEMKSWPNVRRGLVMMGKIFWKVGVLGDYKRPFWRFAWSQLKRGEIENFIAVAMIAHHLIMFARAASRGHQNASNYSIRLREAAVPAG; from the coding sequence ATGAGATTCGAGGGCATCGAGACGGTACGGCGCATCCTCTGCGTGTTTCCGCGCTATACGTCCTCGTTTGGAACCTTCGAATATGCCTATCCGCTCACCGATGGCACCCAGGCCTTCATGCCGCCGCAGGGGCTGTTGCTGATCGCGGCCTATCTCCCGCGTTCCTGGCAGGTGCGTTTCATCGACGAGAACATCCGGCCCGCGCGGGCGGAGGATTTCGCCTGGGCCGAGGCGGTATTCGTCAGCGGCATGCACATCCAGCGGCAGCAGATGAACGACATCTGCCGGCGCGCGCATGAATTCGATCTGCCGGTCGCGCTCGGCGGCCCGTCGGTCAGCGCATGCCCGGACTACTATCCGAGCTTCGACTATCTCCATGTCGGCGAGCTCGGCGATGCGACCGACGAGCTCATCGATCGCCTGGCGCTCGATCCGTCGCGGCCTGCGCAGCAGGTCGTGCTCCGGACCAAGGAGCGCGTGGCCATGACCGATTTCCCGGTCCCGGCCTATGAGCTCGCCGAGGTGAAGAAGTATTTCCTGGGCAGCATCCAGTATTCCAGCGGCTGTCCCTACCAGTGCGAATTCTGCGACATCCCCGGCCTCTATGGACGCAATCCGCGCCTCAAGGCGCCGCAGCAGATCATCGCCGAGCTCGACAGGCTCCGGGAATGCGGCGTCACCGGCTCCGTCTATTTCGTCGACGACAACTTCATCGGCAACCGCAAGGCCGCGCTGGATCTGCTGCCGCATCTGATCGAATGGCAGAAACGCACCGGCTACGTGATGCGGCTCGCCTGCGAGGCGACGCTCAACATCGCCAAACGTCCCGAGATCCTGGAGAAGATGCGGGAGGCCTACTTCATCACGATCTTCTGCGGCATCGAGACGCCCGATCCCGAGGCGCTGACCGCGATGCAGAAGGACCACAACATGATGGTGCCGATCCTGGAAGGGATCAGGACCATCAACAGCTACGGCATGGAGGTGGTGTCCGGCATCATCATGGGGCTGGACACCGATACCCCGCAGACGGCGGACGCGCTGCTGCAGTTCGTCGAGGAGAGCCGCATCCCGCTGCTCACGATCAATCTGCTGCAGGCGCTGCCGCAGACGCCGCTGTGGGATCGCCTGGAGCGCGAGGGCAGGCTGGTTCACGACGACGGCCGCGATTCCAACGTCAAGTTCCTGATGCCCTATGACGAGGTGGTCGCCGCATGGCGGCGCTGCATGGACGAGGCCTATGTGCCGGAGCGCTTGTACGCGCGGTACAAGCATCAATGCGACACCACCTATGCCAACCGCATCAAGGTCCCGATCAGCGACGAGATGAAGAGCTGGCCCAATGTCAGGCGCGGTCTGGTGATGATGGGCAAGATCTTCTGGAAGGTCGGCGTGCTCGGCGACTACAAGCGGCCGTTCTGGCGCTTTGCCTGGAGCCAGCTCAAGCGGGGCGAGATCGAGAACTTCATCGCGGTGGCGATGATCGCGCATCATCTGATCATGTTCGCGCGCGCCGCCTCGCGCGGCCACCAGAATGCTTCCAACTACTCGATCCGGCTGCGCGAGGCGGCCGTCCCCGCCGGATGA